The DNA window CCACAAAATCTCCCACAAAGAGCCCGGCAATCTCACCTTTCTGGTTCAAAACCGCATCTATTTTCATGTCGAGTCCCGCCATCCTGGCGGCATCCTCCATGTCGGCCCGTACCATATTTCCGGCCATCCTGCCCAGTCCAAGGCATTCGGGATGGGCCTGAAGCACGGGGCCGTGATTATGCGCAATGGAATCAATGTGGGCGACGCCGGGGAGAATGATTTTACCTCCCCCTCCGAAACCCGCAAACACATGGGGAGTGATGCATCCTATCCCGATCTTGAGATCGCAGGACATGACTTCCCGGTTCACGGAAACGGGCGTGCCCCCGGTCGTCTTACCCAAATAAGCGCATGAGGCGAAGGCATTGTGATTGTAAACGGGGAACCGCTCCAGGACCTCTTCCCCGAGCTTTTTCCTGAAGTCGCCCGCGGTATGTGCCCCGTGGGCCCCCAGGGCGGCAACGAACCGGACCCGGCCGTCGGGGATGCCCGCCCGTTCGAGGGCAGCGAGGACATGGTGAATGATCCGGGAAATCGGGGTGGGCCGCGCCATATCATCGAAGAGGATGACCACCTGCCCCTTCCCTTTCGCCAGCTCTTCGATGGACGGCGTGCCGATGGGAGAGGCGAAGGCGTTTTCTATCTCTTTTTCGGTAAGGGCCTTCCTCTCCCCGCCCTTCATCGAGCAGAGGGAGACGTTCCAGGTCGAAGGAAAGGTAAGCTCCGCCTCTTTATAATCATACCAGAGGAGCTGGGGTACTTTGATGCTTACTCCTCCCTTTCCTGGTCCGCTCTTTGTCTCCACCCTCCCCTCCTTTACGTTACTGCGGTATAACCGAGC is part of the Syntrophorhabdaceae bacterium genome and encodes:
- a CDS encoding lactate racemase domain-containing protein, whose protein sequence is METKSGPGKGGVSIKVPQLLWYDYKEAELTFPSTWNVSLCSMKGGERKALTEKEIENAFASPIGTPSIEELAKGKGQVVILFDDMARPTPISRIIHHVLAALERAGIPDGRVRFVAALGAHGAHTAGDFRKKLGEEVLERFPVYNHNAFASCAYLGKTTGGTPVSVNREVMSCDLKIGIGCITPHVFAGFGGGGKIILPGVAHIDSIAHNHGPVLQAHPECLGLGRMAGNMVRADMEDAARMAGLDMKIDAVLNQKGEIAGLFVGDFVEEHRAGVELAKEVYATVQAKDMDIVVVNAFAKSNECAIAPFIAMPSIKKEGGDLVIIANEPSGQVVHYLFGEFGKSNDGALLPPQPAPPNIKRCIILSPIKDIVGASMFKGLPPFIWVKEWEEVRNLLVTEWGEKADVAVYPDATVQYFPQA